A DNA window from Lachancea thermotolerans CBS 6340 chromosome G complete sequence contains the following coding sequences:
- the PNS1 gene encoding Pns1p (similar to uniprot|Q12412 YOR161C Saccharomyces cerevisiae PNS1), with amino-acid sequence MSEKYSRPAQPPPSYAPQQQQDQQQPEQQQQQPDQDYQFRQDQYYNLNSKSDGAPIGSFEESFPTENDNKFRLNDWPFTIFFLLTVCGFIAIAGITLRAWANTYSLTGSGIYDGQNTGTLNTNSAVLLVFSCVIALIFSMLGLVLMRASPKWFIYCGMVFNIISGLGTAIAYLSMRYWSAGIVFLVFTLITAWCYWGMRSRIPLSVAILKTVVDVMKRLPQVYFISFLGSILASAFAMLFSAVIVATYMKYDPSQTNGTCAQGGGSCTKSKLIGILVLVFFCGYYISEVLRNVIHCTVSGVYGCWYYMSKSDQGMPRWPSFGSLKRALTVSFGSICFGSLIVSLIETAKTVFNLLRNGQITNVSDSAWAQCLFIVIDWIIGFLEWLARYFNHYAYCFIALYGKPYLRAAKETWYMLREKGMDALINDNLINIALGFFSLFASYMAALFAFLYLRFTSPSYNSGGGFNAPLMAFSFVIALQICNIANETVRSGTATFFVALGNDPEVFRVSYPQRFDEIFRAYPDVLKKLSHQNV; translated from the coding sequence ATGTCCGAAAAGTACAGCAGGCCAGCGCAGCCCCCTCCCTCGTACGCGccccagcagcagcaggatcagcagcagcctgagcagcagcagcagcagcccGACCAGGACTACCAGTTCCGCCAGGACCAGTACTACAACCTCAACTCGAAGTCCGACGGCGCTCCCATCGGGTCGTTCGAAGAGAGCTTTCCCACGGAGAACGACAACAAATTCCGGCTCAACGACTGGCCGTTTAccatcttcttcctgctgACGGTGTGCGGCTTTATCGCGATCGCAGGCATCACGCTGCGAGCGTGGGCCAACACTTACTCGCTCACGGGCTCCGGCATCTACGACGGGCAGAACACGGGCACGCTTAACACAAACTCCGCGGTGCTCCTAGTCTTCTCCTGTGTCATAGCGCTCATCTTCTCTATGCTCGGTCTCGTCCTCATGCGCGCGTCGCCCAAGTGGTTCATCTACTGCGGCATGGTGTTCAACATCATTTCCGGGCTCGGGACCGCCATCGCGTACCTCTCCATGCGCTACTGGTCCGCGGGTATCGTCTTCCTTGTCTTTACCCTTATCACGGCCTGGTGCTACTGGGGCATGCGTTCCCGCATCCCTCTCAGTGTCGCCATCCTTAAGACGGTCGTCGACGTCATGAAGAGGCTGCCTCAGGTCTACTTTATCTCGTTCCTGGGCTCCATTCTCGCCAGTGCATTTGCGATGCTCTTCTCCGCAGTCATCGTGGCCACTTATATGAAATACGATCCTTCGCAGACAAACGGCACATGTGCCCAGGGAGGTGGCTCTTGTACCAAGTCGAAGCTCATCGGTATCCTCGTCCTTGTCTTCTTCTGTGGGTACTACATCTCCGAGGTTCTCAGAAACGTTATCCACTGCACTGTCTCCGGTGTCTACGGCTGCTGGTACTACATGTCTAAATCTGACCAAGGAATGCCTCGTTGGCCAAGCTTCGGCTCGCTTAAGAGAGCCCTCACGGTGTCTTTTGGCTCTATCTGTTTCGGCTCTTTGATTGTGTCGCTCATTGAAACTGCAAAAACTGTGTTCAATCTTCTCAGAAATGGGCAAATCACGAACGTCTCTGACAGCGCGTGGGCACAATGTCTCTTCATTGTCATAGACTGGATTATTGGTTTCCTTGAGTGGTTGGCCCGCTACTTTAATCACTACGCCTACTGCTTCATTGCCTTATACGGCAAACCATACCTCAGAGCCGCCAAGGAAACGTGGTACATGTTGAGAGAAAAGGGCATGGACGCTTTAATTAATGACAATCTCATCAACATTGCCTTGGGATTCTTCTCTCTTTTCGCTAGTTACATGGCGGCGCTATTTGCGTTCCTCTACCTTCGCTTTACAAGCCCTAGCTACAACTCTGGAGGCGGCTTCAACGCTCCACTGATGGCGTTCTCGTTTGTGATTGCTCTCCAGATCTGCAACATCGCCAACGAGACTGTCAGATCTGGTACTGCCACATTTTTTGTCGCTCTAGGTAACGATCCCGAAGTCTTCCGCGTGTCTTACCCTCAGAGATTTGACGAAATCTTCAGAGCCTACCcagatgttttgaagaagttgagccACCAAAACGTCTAA